The genomic segment TTTTGTTAGGCAAAGAGTTGAACTAAAATACAGATACTTGGGTCTTCTTGCAATTGCATATTTCAACACTAGAATGAATGGACTAACAACAACGCGGTTTGACAGCAAATTTCCGTTCCACGAATAATAGACTGAATGGTAGTGACTAAAATGAGGCTTGCACGAAGGCTTTCCAAACTTGTATGTTCATTGCTTCGCAGCTAATCTACACCTACGTATGACCCTTAATCTTTACAATAAACCCTTCAACTATTATTCCCATGCAATCACATCACATGCAATAATGTGCACCGACAGGCTTTACCCTATTGCTTCTAATCCTGCAAtggaaaaataaactagaaaggACAGATTCTAAGGCACTAGaaattattgtatattactTCTGCGCCTGAACCGATGGTTAGATCCGAATTAAGTTGCATGCACTCCAaacgagtatatatatatatatatatatactagtttTGGTGTGCCACGCAATGGCGTGGCACTGCCCAGGCTTGTGTTTGATATGTATGATTTTGGCGTTATTTACAAGGGGAGCAATGCGTGGTAATATTTGATGGAATGGTGTGGCAGGGCTTAGTTATTATAGGGAAAATGTTATTTAGTAATAGTTATTGTAATGTTTATTGGGAGAATTGAATTAAATGCCAGTTGTTTCTGTAGATATGCAGTGATTTGAAATGTATGATGTGTCAACTGACGGTGGCTGTGATATTTGCATGGTTGCCAAGTATTTTTAGTTTACGACACTTGTATGTTTATAGGTGTCAGTTGTAGCATGCTTGCATGGGGATAGCATGTGAGCATTTGTGTTTTGTAGCATTATTTTGAGTGTTATAAATGTGTGTGTTTGATTTGGAGCTTTTGGGAGTGTAAAGGGAGAGTAGTTTGTTTGTAGAGGTGTACTTCTAGATTTTGAAGTCAGTTTTTGCTTTGGttcttttggttttgttttgcgGTTTATTGTTATGGAACAAAATATAATCTCTGTTAGTCAGTTGAATGTTGGCGTTCAAAGCTGGGTTGTTCGGGTTGTTCTTATTGAGAAAAGTTTTGTTCGTGGTAGTGTTAATATGGGTCGGCGTTATCAACGATATGTTTTTGCTGATCAATTGGtaatgattaatttttttattttttgttattcttttgatatGTTGTAATTTTGCTTACGAGTTAATTTTTTTGGTAGGGTGATCGAGTTCAAGCTATTGCGTATTTTGCTGATCTGAATGTCTTGGATGAGATTTTGCAACTGTTTTCAACGTATTATATTGGAAATGGGATTGTTCGTCGGTTAATGGATGATTCAATAATGCTTGGTTCTGTTTCGTTTGAAGTAACATTGACACAGTATACTTTAATCGAGCGTGTTCATGGTTTAGTTCAATTGCCGATTCATAATCTTTATAATTTTACTCCATTTGGACATCTGCAGTCATTGAGGCATTCTCGCGATGCTATAATTAGTatgatttataatttttttttgttgatttatATGTAATTACTTGCGAggtaaatttatatttatttattaaaggtTATTGTTTTTTTGTAGCTATTCTTGGTGTCGTGATCGAGGTGTTTCCAttgcatgtttttcttttcGGAAGCAGATATATGCGAGTTCAGGAGTTTTTGTTGATGAATGAAGagtatgggttttttttttgaataatattTGAATATGTTATGTGTTGGTTCTtgataatattttttaatagaATGATGCCAGTGGTATTTGCGATCTGGGAAGAATTTGTTGATACGGATGGAGCACATCTTGCGCAGATTGCACATGAGCATCCCATTGTACTGATTTGCAGGCCTAAAATTAGCCATTTTCATGGTAATagatttttaaaatcatttGTTCAATAGTAGAATTATCGTTCTTATCTTGTGTttgatagaattttttttttaggtctTTCTTTGGCTACAGAAAGGAGAACTATTATTATGTATGATGTTGCCATTCCTGAGGCAGATGAATTGAGGAGCTGGTATGAGGGACTCGCAGGGGATGGACCAAATTGATGGATTGTGATGATTTTAGtgtttatgtttattttttgtAGGTTAAAATGTTGTTGGTTTAGTATGTTGTCTGTGCATGGCAATGAGTTTTGTGGCGGATTGTAAAATAGGTTTTAAATTGGTTACGTTGATTTCGAATTGTCCTTGGAGGCGAAGATTGTATATAAAgtggtttttctttgtttatggTTTTAGTTATGTATTGATTTGTTTCTGGTGGGAAGAAAGTTTAGGTGTGATGATGAAGGAGAGTTGtactattttgttttgttttaatgaTGTAATTTGTTGGGATGTAtgttttttggtcaattttgttttgtcttgtaaaatgatttgttggttaaaaaattaatggtatattagtatatatatTACAGAATAATATGAAattagtttagttttttttattgagCATTTAACGGCTATGAAAGGAGGGTAAAACAATAATGTGTATAGTCACGAAGGGCGTTAATAGCTTCCAGCAGGATGCAAGTCAGTTAGCGAGCATATTTGATTACTAAAGTGTGAATCTTAGGAAAGATATTGGAAAGGATGAATAAATGCGATATAAGAGGAGGAAAGGATAATAGATCTGACATACGTTTCGTAGAACTAATGATAGCATTTGTCTCTTGATATGAAAATAGTTAATACAAAACAGTGAGAGAAACTCATGGCTGGAAGTAGAAGACAAGTCATTGAGGAAGGACATAAAGTTACTAAGTTATGCTTCTTAATAGCATTTGATTGGATTTAAAGGTAATATTTAGATAACTGGCCGAAGTAGCATGCAAAAGAGATTTTGTTTATATAAGTTTTTGTAGAGCAAAACCTGGGTTATCCTTGTGTTTGTTTACTGCATTGGTGACATGTTACTTATTTTTTTGTCGCTTGGCTGTAGTATCAGCAGGCTGGATTATCTGGCGTTTTTCAAGCTGGTGCATGTGAGTTTCTTCTGCATCTGATGACGATTCAAAATGCTTTATAATGTTGTCTGGTTTGACCGAGGATGATGTGCATTCATCTGTTGAAGGGTGATTGTGTGATGATGAGGTTGTAGATATAGAAGAGTCTAGCAGCAGATGCGGATCTGTTGTTCTCTGTGCTGGGATAGGCAGGTGGGCAAGGATGATGTATCGTGGTGCTTGTGGAATGTCTGATTGCCTAGCAGTATTTCGAACGTGAATGTAATATTGCTGGTTTTGGAGTCTTTTGTTGATGGCATGTAGATCAATAGATCGTTGCTGTGAAATATATTAGGTTTGAATCGAACAAGTTAGTTGATGCTTATGAAGTTAAAGCGAGGATAGTTTATGAAAGAATTGTACCTCTTTTTGCATGTCAATTATAGTCTGTGCAGAGCTTCCAAGTAGTGATTGGGCATATTCATCCTCAATTGTTGCGGTTAGGATTGACGCTCCATCAAATAGCTGTGTTTCAAAGCGTAGTCTGTATAATTTGAAGTTATCAACAAGATAGCTATAAGTTGTCTATATTTAAAGATGGATTGATAAAATGatgatattttgatttgtttatagTTATATATAAGCAGGAAAGTAAAAGGAGTATTTACTGCTATACCTTGGTAGTGGTTCAGGGTATGCAATATGGCAGAAATTACAGGTGAAATGTCTTTTCATGGCTGCACCAGTAGGCCTCATACATGTAGTATTAGGACAACTGAGAAAATAAAAGCGCTGTGCAGTGGTTGGAATTCGAATTTCTGCTTGTATCCAAAAAGATTTGTTCTACATAGATGAAAGAATGGAATAGTGAGGCAAGATTTTTACATTGTGAGAATTTATATCTAATAGAAGTAGTTTGAGCGGAAGTAATGTTTTATAAAGATCTTTAAAGCATAGGCCGTCATGGCTAGCTTTTTGGTAGAAGTAAAGCGTGTTGCACAGAAATGTAATGGCTCTAATATTAtaagaaagtaaaaaaatgtagatttttttttacctgATAAGTGCTGGAGGTAATGGTGGCAATGTCATGCAGTTGGGTAGTGGTTGGTGCATGTACAATCTGGTGAGCTTTATCATACAATTTTTCTTGAATAACTGCTCGAGTATAAGCTGTATTTTCTTTCAGCCTATAATATAACAGAGTTAGACTTAGAAATATACAGAAAATAGAAC from the Coffea arabica cultivar ET-39 chromosome 11e, Coffea Arabica ET-39 HiFi, whole genome shotgun sequence genome contains:
- the LOC113719080 gene encoding replication protein A 70 kDa DNA-binding subunit B-like; protein product: MEQNIISVSQLNVGVQSWVVRVVLIEKSFVRGSVNMGRRYQRYVFADQLGDRVQAIAYFADLNVLDEILQLFSTYYIGNGIVRRLMDDSIMLGSVSFEVTLTQYTLIERVHGLVQLPIHNLYNFTPFGHLQSLRHSRDAIITILGVVIEVFPLHVFLFGSRYMRVQEFLLMNEEMMPVVFAIWEEFVDTDGAHLAQIAHEHPIVLICRPKISHFHGLSLATERRTIIMYDVAIPEADELRSWYEGLAGDGPN